The window GTTGGAAAGAATATGAATTGGAATTGCTGCGCGATAAGAATGATAATGTGGTCATCATCTGTACGGTTGAAAACCTGGATCCGATGGGTGTGCACACAGGTGATTCTATTACTGTGGCGCCCGCGATGACATTAAGTGATACGGCATTTCAGGACATGCGTAACCAGGCGATGTTGATGATGCGCAGTCTCGGCAATTTTGCCGGTGGTTGTAATGTGCAGTTTGCATTGAATCCTGCAAACGAAGAAATTATTGCTGTTGAAATTAATCCGCGCGTGAGTCGTTCTTCTGCATTGGCATCCAAAGCAACGGGATATCCTATTGCCAAGATTGCTGCGAAGTTGGCGATTGGTTATTCATTGGATGAATTGAAAAACCAAATCACACAAACTACTTCTGCTTACTTTGAACCAACACTGGATTATGTGATTGTAAAAGTGCCACGTTGGAACTTCGATAAGTTCAAGGGCGCGAACGATACACTAGGCTTGCAAATGAAGAGCGTGGGTGAGGTGATGGCCATTGGCCGCAGCTTTACAGAAGCGATTCAGAAAGCTTGTCAGAGTTTAGAAAATGAAGCGGTTGGTTTGGGTTATTACGGTAAGAGCCTGATGAAGAGTGAGGAGATTGTAGAGTATATCAAGACGCCAAAATGGGATCGCATCTTCCGTATTAAGGATGCTTTGATGCAGGGCACAACAGTGAAGACCATTGCACAAGCAACCGGTATTGATCGTTGGTTCTTGTACCAAATTCAAGAGATCTGCAATATTGAAAAGCAACTGGCAGAACAAAGTCTGGAGAGCATTTCAGAAGACTTGTTGAAGACGGCGAAAAAGAACGGCTTCAGTGATGAGCAGATTGCACGTATTCTGAATGGCAACGCCACAGAAGAACAGGTATATGAAAAGCGCAAGGCCTTGGGTATTACCCGTGTGTACAAAATGGTAGACACTTGCGCGGCAGAGTTTGAAGCAAAGACGCCTTATTTCTATAGCACGTTTGAAGGATAATCAATTCAGACGCAGAAAGAAAATCGCCTTGTTGTAAAAGACAAGGCGATTTTTTTATAGGACTTTAAGTCAGGAGCAAAGGTTCTGCACAGTAACTTTAGCGGAATAAATTGCCCCCACATGAGAAAAGGATTTGGCCGGCTCCTGCTATTGGCCCTGCTTGCCCTTGGTTTCCATCAAGTAAATGCCCAAACAACGGGCACTATCGGTTTTCAAGGTGTTGCTTTAGATAGTCTGAACAAGTACATCAGCAATAAACCTATTGCGATTAAATTGTCTATTCTAGATAGCGCAGCTACAACGATCTATCAAGAAACCCATTCGCTAACAACAGATCTTTTTGGTCAGTTTAGTTTGGGTATTGGATCAGGAACTGTCGTGAGCGGTCAGTATACAACACTCAATTGGGCGGATAAGAAAATGAGCCTGCGTGTGGAAATGGATGCAAACGCAACTGGGAGTTTCAAGTTGATATCAACGCAACCATTTGGTTTTGTGCCTTATGCTAAGTATGCTGATCAAACCAGTGGTTTAAGAATCATGTACGATTCTACAGGTGTATTCCCTCTGGGATTGTCAGTTGGTGTTAACCTGCTATCATCGCCAACAAAGAAAAGAGGCAATGATAATTTGGCATTTGGCTGGCGCGTCTTAGATTCCTTAACAACAGGTAGTGGCAATATTGCTATTGGTAGCGGATCTCAAATCAGTAATAGAACCGGATCGATCAATACTGCTGTTGGTTTTGGCTCAATGTCTAAAAACAATTCGGGTTACTACAATGTGGCTGTAGGTAATAGCACGCTGTCTGGTAACATTACTGCTATTCAGAATAATGCGTTTGGTGTATTTGCGCTAAACAAAACAGATTCATGCTGTAATAATGCTTTTGGATTTAATGCACTGCTAGAGAACACAAAGGGAACGCGTAATTCAGCTTTTGGCAATTTCACCATGCGCGATAACACAACAGGAAGTTATAACTCGGCATTCGGCAGAAATGCGTTGATGGGAAATATTACCGGAAGCGATAATACAGCGGTGGGTAACAGAACACTAGTAAGTAATACAACCGGTTCTCAAAATATTGGTGTTGGTAGTTATGCGGGAGGTAGATTGCAAACAGGTAACAATAACGTCTTTATTGGTTATGGCGCCGCCAATAATAGCGCCTTTACAAATCTCAGCAATCGGCTGATTATTCATAGCGGCGATTCTGCAACAACCAATCCGCTGATTTATGGAGAGTTCGATAATAGGAAAATTAAAATCAATGGTGATTTAGAAATAACTGGAGTTTTTGCAAATGGATTAATCAAGGTTCAAACCAATAATATTTTTTCTTCTGAAAGCTTTGCCAGGCAGAATGTAACTGCGGTTAACAATAATGGATATGGTAGTGAAGCCTTACACAATATCGCTTCAGGTAATGATAACGTGGCTGTTGGTTTCAGATCTGCTAAAGAAATGCGTACGGGAGCAGCCAACGTAGCCGTGGGTACTTTCTCATTAGAGAAAGCAAAAACAACCAGCGGTAGTGTGGCCATTGG is drawn from Chitinophagales bacterium and contains these coding sequences:
- a CDS encoding tail fiber domain-containing protein, with product MRKGFGRLLLLALLALGFHQVNAQTTGTIGFQGVALDSLNKYISNKPIAIKLSILDSAATTIYQETHSLTTDLFGQFSLGIGSGTVVSGQYTTLNWADKKMSLRVEMDANATGSFKLISTQPFGFVPYAKYADQTSGLRIMYDSTGVFPLGLSVGVNLLSSPTKKRGNDNLAFGWRVLDSLTTGSGNIAIGSGSQISNRTGSINTAVGFGSMSKNNSGYYNVAVGNSTLSGNITAIQNNAFGVFALNKTDSCCNNAFGFNALLENTKGTRNSAFGNFTMRDNTTGSYNSAFGRNALMGNITGSDNTAVGNRTLVSNTTGSQNIGVGSYAGGRLQTGNNNVFIGYGAANNSAFTNLSNRLIIHSGDSATTNPLIYGEFDNRKIKINGDLEITGVFANGLIKVQTNNIFSSESFARQNVTAVNNNGYGSEALHNIASGNDNVAVGFRSAKEMRTGAANVAVGTFSLEKAKTTSGSVAIGQAAMQYDSVTNGNVAVGNYALSVNNSNGQVAVGNNALRNNTSGVSNTALGYNVMQNNTSGAYNTAVGAYVMNDHTTGSGNTVVGHFAMHKSTTGGQNAALGVDALRNSTTASGNTALGASALRSNTTGGSNVAVGQGAMELSTTAVNLTAVGWMALRNNTTGTENTAVGSEALQNNTTGWWNIAVGTNALGSVTTGNENTAVGRRTMNNLQTGTFNTAMGQAALYGNISGSDNTAMGRVALNKVTRSFNTGIGSAAMNNITTGQFNTGLGEAVMQTNVTGDNNTALGARADLTADGISNATVIGYNARVAASNTVAIGNSNVTKWVFGISNTTDNGYALQVGSSTSNGNGAYLTTGGVWTNASSRFFKENFQPIDDQEVLEKLSNLSITKWNYKGTDELHVGPVAEDFKQAFGLGVKGDAAHISTIDASGIALKAAQALQKKLDEKEAKIDQLEKRLKQLEDKLNTLLKN
- the carB gene encoding carbamoyl-phosphate synthase large subunit, with amino-acid sequence MPKDPSIKSVLIVGSGPIIIGQACEFDYSGSQAARSLREEGIEVILINSNPATIMTDPMMADKVYLLPLTVESIEKILQENQIDAVLPTMGGQTALNLCKEADELGIWKQYNCRMIGVDVAAIDTAEDREQFRQLMVKIGVKVAPSRVANSFLEGKEFAQEIGFPLVIRPSFTLGGTGGGFVHSKEDLDAALQRGLEASPIHEVLVEKAVLGWKEYELELLRDKNDNVVIICTVENLDPMGVHTGDSITVAPAMTLSDTAFQDMRNQAMLMMRSLGNFAGGCNVQFALNPANEEIIAVEINPRVSRSSALASKATGYPIAKIAAKLAIGYSLDELKNQITQTTSAYFEPTLDYVIVKVPRWNFDKFKGANDTLGLQMKSVGEVMAIGRSFTEAIQKACQSLENEAVGLGYYGKSLMKSEEIVEYIKTPKWDRIFRIKDALMQGTTVKTIAQATGIDRWFLYQIQEICNIEKQLAEQSLESISEDLLKTAKKNGFSDEQIARILNGNATEEQVYEKRKALGITRVYKMVDTCAAEFEAKTPYFYSTFEG